The following proteins come from a genomic window of Enterobacter chengduensis:
- a CDS encoding MFS transporter — MSQDINNTVATSKTRRVIKNLRWYVLVLFLLGVTVNYITRNSLGILAPELKESLGITTEQYSWIVGAFQIAYTIFQPLCGWLIDVIGLKIGFMVCAGIWALMCIFHAGAGSWLHLAILRFFMGASEAAATPANAKTIGEWFPKSERPVAAGWAGVGFSIGAMLAPPIIYFAHASFGWQGAFMFTGVLALVWVILWWAFYHNPEQHPNLSKDELAFIKQDNEPPAVKLPFLTALKTVSKNKRFYGIAIPAFMAEPAWAVLSFWVPLYLAKEHGMDLKQIAMFAWLPFLAADLGSVASGYLTRLYTRLFGCSRVNSVVASSVTGAFLMISLAIVAITRDPYITIVLISIGGFGHQIISCMLSALVVESFDKGQMATVNGMRGSAAWIASFLFSLLIGVTADKIGFNPLFIAMGFFDLIGAVFLVAFIAERRAKRA; from the coding sequence ATGAGTCAGGACATCAATAACACCGTAGCGACAAGCAAAACCCGTCGCGTCATCAAGAACCTGCGCTGGTACGTACTGGTGCTGTTCCTGCTTGGCGTCACCGTTAACTACATCACCCGAAACTCGCTCGGGATCCTCGCCCCGGAACTGAAAGAGAGCCTCGGGATCACCACCGAGCAGTACTCCTGGATTGTCGGCGCATTCCAGATCGCCTACACCATTTTCCAGCCCCTGTGCGGCTGGCTGATTGACGTCATCGGCCTGAAGATTGGCTTTATGGTCTGCGCCGGGATCTGGGCGCTGATGTGTATCTTCCACGCGGGGGCCGGAAGCTGGCTGCACCTCGCTATTCTGCGCTTCTTTATGGGGGCGTCCGAAGCCGCCGCGACCCCGGCGAACGCCAAAACCATCGGCGAATGGTTCCCGAAATCCGAGCGTCCCGTTGCCGCCGGCTGGGCGGGCGTGGGCTTCTCCATCGGCGCGATGCTGGCCCCGCCTATCATCTACTTCGCGCATGCGTCGTTCGGCTGGCAGGGCGCGTTTATGTTTACCGGCGTGCTGGCGCTGGTGTGGGTGATCCTCTGGTGGGCGTTCTACCATAACCCGGAGCAGCACCCGAACCTGAGCAAGGACGAGCTGGCGTTTATCAAGCAGGACAACGAACCCCCTGCGGTGAAGCTGCCCTTCCTGACCGCGCTGAAAACCGTCTCGAAAAACAAACGTTTCTACGGCATCGCCATCCCGGCTTTTATGGCGGAACCGGCCTGGGCGGTGCTGAGCTTCTGGGTGCCGCTGTACCTTGCCAAAGAGCACGGTATGGACCTCAAGCAGATTGCGATGTTTGCCTGGCTGCCGTTCCTCGCCGCCGACCTCGGGAGCGTGGCGAGCGGCTACCTGACGCGTCTGTACACCCGTCTGTTCGGCTGCTCGCGCGTTAACTCGGTCGTTGCCAGCTCCGTGACGGGCGCATTCCTGATGATCTCGCTGGCCATCGTGGCCATTACCCGCGACCCGTATATCACCATCGTGCTGATCTCCATCGGCGGCTTCGGGCACCAGATCATCTCCTGCATGCTGAGCGCCCTGGTCGTGGAGTCGTTTGATAAGGGCCAGATGGCGACCGTCAACGGCATGCGCGGCTCGGCGGCGTGGATCGCCAGCTTCCTGTTCTCGCTGTTAATCGGCGTGACCGCCGACAAAATCGGCTTTAACCCGCTCTTTATTGCCATGGGCTTCTTTGACCTGATTGGCGCCGTCTTCCTGGTAGCATTTATTGCTGAACGTCGCGCCAAGCGCGCCTGA